From Anaerohalosphaera lusitana, one genomic window encodes:
- a CDS encoding right-handed parallel beta-helix repeat-containing protein, producing MSKNLGFFKGAVMKRGLLVAIAFVFSFAGLAAAAELNVPSQYTSIQTAIDAAVDGDVVTVADGTYAGPGFFEIDFNGKAITVKSANGPDNCIIDGGSAARAFYFHNGELETSRLEGFTIRNCYDASFGGAIECEASSPTIANCVFDSNVSYDGGAIDFYQSGSFVVDCVFINNGAERAGGALELYESNVTITNCLFDGNFAATSGGAIDCYASSPSISNVTIVNSAGGGIVADASSAPQIKNSIFSDNDVDMAGCSADYSRVSDKSAYDGMGNIDGDPLFTPGPKGAYYLSQTSAGQVQDSPCIDEGYGVISDLTSVGIGYTTNTSSLPDENAIDMGYHYPDTGAPGMVTLTTTVVGGNGTLSPDYPTGQQLPAFSRVELVASPDQDYRVAQWTNTDDDSSQNNTNYVTLPASGSVEVTVEFELALHTLTLVPSDNGEITADPAGTEYLDGQIVTLTATPVPPYNITGWFVDGVQILDENDANYVDTTLDITMDSSKEVEVTYSRTCRLSARVDGGVGGAVDPTRASYPEGDVAVITALPIKNSYPDERYVVDQWMVTVDGNAAVPVVVDVLAPDIIEVEVAPDVFATVDPAEPHVLNLPIVANTTVELYYRQLEAPADTFTWQTKITTHVDYDDGELHGEMDPAAEIPYTAWNDPQVPDANDVTVLPDMGWSVATWGEDLDGDGVADEVYDPTQLTQTVEFYQDNMTIVADLWPAVQVGGDDARRFTTIQEAIDDAVGGNPALVDDTGAEVVPAVPAEEVVIADGVYKGEGNVDLEFNNKLINLKSASEDPTKCIIDCEGAATGFIFDEIDGANVEGISVINGSGGAVQINGIAAPAFTNCIFRACTGNNGGAVSLYYPEDPQPVVDGYQATFDEIVAGLPDGTDPLTDPAATAAYIDWSIATNLADPDLEFFPAVINTIMAENQAGGRGGAVYAELGPIGVYDCLITQNTSGDVGGACYFSTSDSEVQFCTVVANRGADQGGDRGIKGGIGAENSAPVISHCIIGYSDGSMDRPWGFGRGDDVFGCQVDWSVVENIGGDEAVDMAHISTADPQFAVGPMWTAEQLALTDGLGTEIDLNTFYLSQPPTHPVTSPAYNAGNPEENLWNQLVGTAGSGLTGNETTRITGGGDGQRADYGYHYPVNTNDDIMRTITLRVLNEGGSMTYEYFDAVTGETSPDEPDNVVTYDNPVTLTVSPGTVIDLEALPEDKYRVYQWYGTDDDTTFETMNTATVYEDGQEVALEFEITHREIIYVPTQYPDIQRGIDAARDGDVVIVSPGTYRLPITIIGKDIVLSGEFPDDPDRWPIIDVGGEAYNGITVIGSYFLEDRSGSSLVNGFKVRNAQFDQGSAPPAVGEGALGNDGRDSYGGGVIVYGDHTIRNCQISDCYKRGQDATGGNNGGNNVPDGGDSGWGGDSGGGGIHIAVGEPLFEKVTVEGCFVEAGSGANGGNGGTYGRGGDGGCPGEALGGAVYIGGGTRFANDDLTAPTFVDCVFRNNFARGSNGGNGGSRGGQGGRNGYGGIVTVVADIEGTYVDPARPQGDPRLYTAKGGAIYAQPETEPNFVGCEFVNNWTESGMSGVGQGLMQPMESYYVPTAGGGVFVALEAKADFTDCVFEGNENAFYGEDFTGYGGALCTGLDYDYEIGPLAGEEITPSIDVTLDTCVFDGNASTIGGATYGANIVHLDIADCNYVNNSAYLAGGAMIFKTLDANMADTIFQGNNAYESAVADSDHAFAIGDQEVLNRGVGGGFIAANSDFWGENLEITENSASGSGGGVYLAGHPKSLVTPQISVPVRSWLKNCLIADNEAGASGAGVFVNFEHDGNLRNCTIANNSVMGGESLGGGLYIAYGSRVDVKDSIIWRNKASSGAQITLDSQSFVIADETVDYFSSLDIDYADVGPFPDPNDIQLHDAFAGTNDMSNVLTPSTESIATVVDKDEIFNRFQTQDRVKVMVTLRDAAELIGSTNFTSDVAREALRAEVTQRIDNVIVNMGAHELQLRNRCENIPVFSGEVTQTGYDKLRTNSNVAFIEPVRQVRPALRQAIPQGNAEVVRQFYNGEGASVAIVDSGVDYTHTMLGGDPAADVQFPNEKVIGGYDTGNGDADPFPAGEPHGTACAGIAGGWLGEVEDYIGGVAYNAGIYALKMTDDAGMWWTDAGVQAWDWCVTHQYDDPDRPIVVISNSWGGFIPYEDEERADRENPALAAAAQVATSAGISVFAASGNFKEYLPVGISTPSALSKVVSVGALYDTTGEVTEYSQTGELLDILAPADPVYTTDIVGEGGYDPGDYFPFFNGTSSACPFAAGCVASIQSAALDKLGDFLTPGQIKELLVTTGVPTPDGTYPEIVKPAVDLGAAIINLVGAPPIEVDDGSYINGEQIFGWDPNTDFFDDPAVDVGNSFVADPLFVGDYYLSQVEAGQLETSPAVDRGSGYVFDPGIELADFHTRTDGVNDEGIVDMGYHHFDTQLTEYELTTELNYPETMLDGDYVITPEQGTYIQYKTVKLQIEPELPEGFAVRWTGTNDDDVAGPVNYVTMDEDKHVTAEIYSLWPILVVEVLTDNGTVSIKEPDGTLTPAGVTVHQDGDVVNLVAHPDNPSHRIKWYGTDDDSASSVQNSVTIDGNTTVQVKFYEPRTIEVAGDFTELQYAIYDAQDGDIITLQPAEYTPIQGLHLVIDKAITIQSMNPDDPETVANTIIRNCGFIVAETDRSTVFNGLTILDAHYISPSGCPGLTPCNPLPDGKNGEPITGGAFEFVEDASATVKNCRIESCSVTAGHGGDGGQGGDGGWGGWAHGGAAYVGPGGSPKFVNCEFIDNEATGGNGGNAGNGGVRGGSWDEIHNPWPDWDYGPYIEYWKYSGYGGAVYCDEQSTPEFVDCYFSGNTAHGPTTGQGVIPAGHYQIETYGGAIYAATGSSPKFTNCVFDNNEADREGQQVEHHDEPTTTEDPFFAFGGAIAFEHECKIELIDCDFDGNTAHNGGAIYAEWADPQVTDCNFVNNSSYNGGALYYNNGRFTVDNTRFHGNVAAIESGLGGAIYGADANSVLTNISLLDNSASGSGGGIFLYGSGKTTVENALIANNTAGRDGGGFSANWYAKAWLNNCTIADNQATRENSLGGGLSVSYGSEVDVLYSIIWDNSASIGASASVMSDYQYDKVPSTLTIDYTDVWNGLANLNVGEDCTLNWGDNNFGADLATSDPLFAPGPMGDYYLQQPPLQEKTSPAVDYGDISALEVGLHTRTTNTLPTSTDQGRLDLGYHYVPSEQGMPEQCRICDLDRTWDSVGSVDTMDFMYLADNWLFDNCGPANDWCNGADFTVNGKVDLEDLAEFASCWLALDTRAPLPDPAEWAPSLEPHIREIDGVDMIYMGAQESFDSWSGYDGGMMYEFECLNYAPFSRLLPENRADWTPAIRAEFQDPNYVSDYVQDFDFQFRTRAVDPRGNTTGWSGIRVAGAEVRPEVRWIRTPQSVYAGVTPVELYAEAVELDANGDPILDENDEPILDADADYYFAFYRRPAAGGLWELAGDRPEIIDPESNPDDITYLGMLDSQSWIWDESVDYGFTQTFTYSGSACVDFGDHLVLGEDWDYKVVVTKVVGDLRTTGALTTTVTIGTSDDAGDFTAPLPNPPVWTTEPVYYSDNDGSWHYMAVEPVADEESPAAPIIYHFQDNIEFDTMRRTDDDTLARPPYVLRIGGTPSSTRRYRVRTGTVINWPDGTLKRINWGDWTTYNLISPL from the coding sequence ATGAGTAAAAATTTAGGTTTTTTCAAGGGTGCTGTTATGAAAAGAGGCCTGCTGGTCGCAATCGCGTTTGTTTTCAGTTTTGCCGGTTTAGCTGCCGCAGCGGAACTGAATGTGCCGTCCCAATACACATCGATCCAGACTGCGATCGATGCTGCTGTTGACGGCGATGTGGTAACGGTCGCGGACGGTACTTATGCCGGTCCGGGATTCTTTGAAATTGATTTCAACGGCAAGGCCATTACGGTCAAGAGTGCCAACGGTCCGGACAACTGTATTATCGACGGTGGTTCCGCTGCCAGGGCGTTCTATTTCCACAATGGCGAACTCGAGACTTCAAGGCTCGAAGGTTTCACCATCAGGAATTGCTATGATGCCAGTTTCGGCGGTGCAATCGAATGTGAAGCCAGTTCACCGACCATTGCCAATTGTGTGTTCGACAGCAACGTCTCTTACGACGGCGGTGCGATAGACTTCTATCAGAGCGGCTCATTTGTTGTTGACTGTGTGTTCATCAACAATGGCGCAGAACGTGCCGGCGGTGCGCTGGAGCTGTACGAATCGAACGTCACTATAACGAATTGTCTTTTTGATGGTAATTTTGCGGCGACCTCCGGCGGTGCGATAGACTGCTACGCAAGTTCGCCGAGCATTTCAAATGTTACCATCGTTAACAGTGCCGGCGGCGGTATTGTTGCCGACGCGAGCTCAGCACCCCAGATCAAGAACTCGATATTCAGCGACAATGACGTGGATATGGCAGGCTGTTCTGCGGATTACTCCAGAGTATCTGACAAGTCCGCTTATGACGGTATGGGCAACATTGACGGCGATCCCCTGTTCACGCCCGGCCCGAAAGGCGCTTACTATCTCAGCCAGACTTCTGCCGGCCAGGTGCAGGACAGTCCATGTATCGACGAGGGCTACGGCGTCATAAGCGATCTGACAAGTGTCGGTATCGGCTACACGACAAATACCTCCAGCCTGCCTGACGAGAATGCCATTGACATGGGTTATCACTACCCTGACACAGGCGCACCGGGAATGGTCACCCTGACCACAACTGTTGTGGGCGGCAACGGTACACTCAGCCCGGATTATCCCACCGGCCAGCAGTTGCCCGCCTTCAGTCGTGTAGAACTGGTTGCAAGTCCTGACCAGGATTACCGGGTTGCACAGTGGACAAATACCGACGACGACAGTTCCCAGAACAATACAAATTATGTCACCCTCCCCGCAAGCGGTTCGGTTGAGGTGACTGTAGAGTTCGAGCTTGCACTTCATACGCTGACACTCGTTCCCAGCGATAATGGCGAAATTACTGCTGATCCGGCAGGCACCGAGTATCTCGACGGGCAGATTGTTACGCTCACCGCGACACCTGTTCCGCCTTACAACATTACCGGTTGGTTCGTGGACGGTGTTCAGATACTGGACGAAAACGACGCTAACTATGTGGACACCACGCTCGATATCACGATGGATTCGAGCAAGGAAGTCGAAGTGACTTACTCTCGAACCTGCCGTCTCAGTGCCAGGGTAGACGGTGGCGTTGGCGGTGCGGTAGATCCCACTCGCGCCAGCTATCCTGAAGGTGATGTCGCTGTCATTACAGCGCTGCCAATTAAGAATTCTTATCCTGATGAACGTTACGTAGTTGACCAGTGGATGGTTACCGTAGATGGCAACGCCGCAGTCCCGGTAGTTGTCGATGTGCTTGCGCCTGATATTATTGAGGTGGAAGTTGCGCCTGATGTTTTCGCAACCGTAGATCCGGCCGAACCCCACGTCCTGAATCTGCCTATCGTTGCCAATACAACGGTAGAGCTGTATTATCGCCAACTCGAAGCTCCTGCCGATACTTTCACATGGCAGACAAAGATCACAACGCATGTGGATTACGACGACGGCGAACTGCACGGCGAAATGGACCCTGCCGCTGAGATTCCATACACAGCCTGGAACGACCCGCAGGTGCCCGATGCAAATGACGTGACCGTGCTGCCTGATATGGGCTGGTCGGTCGCTACATGGGGTGAGGACCTCGACGGCGATGGTGTTGCGGATGAAGTCTATGACCCAACACAGCTCACACAGACCGTCGAGTTCTACCAGGACAATATGACAATCGTCGCGGACCTCTGGCCTGCTGTACAGGTCGGCGGTGACGATGCACGTCGCTTCACTACCATTCAGGAAGCAATTGATGATGCAGTTGGCGGCAACCCAGCGCTTGTTGACGACACAGGTGCCGAAGTTGTCCCGGCTGTCCCCGCCGAAGAGGTAGTTATTGCTGACGGCGTCTACAAGGGCGAAGGTAACGTCGATCTGGAATTCAATAATAAACTGATCAATCTGAAAAGCGCCAGCGAGGATCCCACTAAGTGTATAATTGATTGTGAAGGTGCTGCAACAGGTTTCATATTTGATGAAATTGACGGCGCAAACGTTGAAGGTATATCAGTAATTAATGGTAGCGGTGGTGCCGTTCAGATAAACGGTATAGCGGCCCCAGCATTTACAAACTGCATTTTCCGTGCATGTACTGGAAACAACGGTGGTGCGGTTTCACTCTACTATCCAGAGGACCCCCAGCCTGTCGTAGATGGCTATCAGGCTACATTTGACGAAATTGTAGCAGGACTGCCTGACGGAACGGATCCGCTGACCGATCCAGCCGCAACTGCTGCATATATCGATTGGTCGATAGCAACCAATCTGGCAGATCCGGATCTAGAGTTTTTCCCAGCGGTAATCAATACCATAATGGCCGAAAACCAGGCCGGAGGCCGAGGCGGTGCGGTATACGCGGAACTCGGACCCATCGGTGTCTATGATTGTCTTATCACACAAAATACTTCCGGCGATGTCGGTGGTGCATGTTACTTCAGTACATCCGATTCGGAAGTTCAATTCTGTACCGTTGTTGCTAACAGAGGTGCGGACCAGGGCGGCGACCGCGGAATAAAGGGCGGTATCGGTGCCGAAAACTCTGCTCCTGTCATTTCCCACTGTATCATAGGGTACAGTGATGGATCCATGGACAGACCTTGGGGATTTGGCCGCGGCGACGACGTATTCGGCTGCCAGGTTGACTGGTCAGTCGTTGAAAATATTGGTGGTGATGAAGCTGTAGATATGGCCCACATCAGCACCGCTGATCCTCAGTTCGCTGTCGGTCCTATGTGGACGGCTGAACAGTTGGCTCTCACTGACGGCCTTGGCACTGAAATAGATTTGAACACATTCTATCTCAGCCAGCCTCCGACACATCCGGTGACCAGCCCGGCTTACAATGCAGGCAATCCTGAGGAAAACCTCTGGAACCAGTTGGTAGGTACTGCTGGCTCCGGTTTGACAGGTAACGAGACAACTCGGATAACTGGCGGCGGCGACGGTCAAAGGGCCGACTACGGATATCACTATCCTGTAAATACAAACGACGACATCATGCGGACCATCACCCTTCGTGTGCTAAACGAAGGCGGCAGCATGACCTATGAATATTTTGACGCTGTAACAGGCGAGACTAGCCCCGATGAACCCGATAACGTCGTTACTTACGACAACCCTGTAACTCTCACTGTCTCACCAGGTACAGTCATCGACCTGGAAGCTTTACCCGAAGACAAGTACCGCGTCTATCAGTGGTACGGTACAGACGATGATACTACTTTTGAAACAATGAACACGGCAACTGTCTATGAAGACGGACAGGAAGTTGCACTGGAGTTTGAGATTACCCATAGAGAGATTATTTATGTGCCAACCCAATATCCTGACATTCAGAGAGGCATTGATGCTGCTCGCGACGGTGATGTTGTTATAGTTAGTCCAGGGACATATCGTCTCCCTATTACAATCATTGGAAAGGATATCGTTCTAAGCGGTGAATTTCCCGATGACCCGGACCGTTGGCCCATTATTGACGTTGGTGGCGAAGCTTACAATGGCATTACTGTTATAGGCTCGTATTTCTTGGAGGATCGTAGCGGTTCTTCTTTAGTTAATGGTTTTAAAGTTCGTAATGCGCAGTTTGATCAAGGAAGTGCTCCCCCAGCAGTGGGTGAAGGTGCTTTAGGAAATGACGGTAGAGATAGCTATGGTGGAGGTGTTATTGTTTATGGTGACCATACTATAAGAAACTGTCAGATTAGTGATTGTTATAAAAGGGGGCAGGATGCCACTGGCGGCAACAATGGCGGAAATAATGTGCCCGATGGTGGTGATTCTGGCTGGGGCGGTGATTCCGGCGGTGGTGGTATCCATATTGCAGTTGGCGAACCGCTGTTCGAAAAAGTAACAGTAGAAGGTTGCTTTGTGGAGGCTGGCAGCGGTGCAAACGGTGGTAATGGTGGAACTTATGGGCGAGGTGGAGATGGTGGTTGCCCAGGTGAAGCTTTAGGTGGCGCAGTTTACATTGGCGGGGGAACACGGTTTGCGAACGATGACCTTACTGCGCCGACTTTTGTTGATTGTGTTTTCAGGAATAATTTTGCCAGGGGTTCTAATGGCGGAAATGGCGGCTCTAGAGGCGGTCAAGGTGGTCGTAATGGATATGGTGGTATTGTTACAGTAGTTGCTGATATTGAAGGCACGTATGTTGACCCTGCTCGACCACAAGGAGACCCGAGACTATATACTGCCAAGGGTGGTGCGATATATGCTCAGCCCGAAACAGAGCCTAATTTTGTTGGTTGTGAATTTGTAAACAACTGGACTGAGAGTGGCATGAGCGGTGTTGGTCAAGGTCTCATGCAGCCTATGGAAAGTTATTACGTACCTACTGCAGGTGGTGGAGTCTTTGTTGCCCTTGAGGCTAAGGCAGATTTCACGGACTGTGTATTTGAAGGCAACGAGAATGCCTTCTACGGTGAAGATTTCACCGGTTACGGCGGTGCTTTATGTACAGGTCTGGATTACGACTATGAAATTGGCCCGCTGGCAGGTGAGGAAATAACGCCTAGCATAGACGTCACACTCGATACTTGCGTATTCGATGGAAACGCTTCCACGATCGGCGGTGCTACATACGGCGCCAACATCGTACACCTTGACATCGCTGACTGTAACTATGTAAACAACAGCGCATACCTCGCTGGTGGTGCCATGATCTTCAAGACGCTCGATGCGAACATGGCAGATACGATCTTCCAGGGCAACAATGCTTATGAAAGCGCCGTAGCTGACAGCGATCATGCCTTTGCGATCGGCGACCAGGAAGTTCTCAATCGCGGCGTTGGCGGCGGTTTCATCGCTGCTAACAGTGACTTCTGGGGTGAAAACCTTGAAATCACCGAAAACAGCGCAAGCGGCTCAGGCGGCGGCGTCTATCTGGCAGGCCATCCCAAGTCGCTGGTAACGCCCCAGATCAGCGTTCCGGTCAGGTCTTGGCTCAAGAACTGCCTCATAGCTGACAACGAGGCCGGTGCAAGCGGTGCCGGTGTGTTCGTGAATTTCGAACACGACGGCAACCTCCGCAACTGTACCATCGCCAACAACAGCGTAATGGGCGGTGAAAGCCTCGGCGGCGGTCTTTACATTGCTTACGGCAGTAGAGTCGACGTCAAGGACAGCATTATCTGGAGGAACAAAGCATCCTCCGGTGCACAGATAACGCTCGACAGCCAGAGCTTCGTGATCGCAGATGAGACAGTGGACTACTTCTCTTCGCTGGACATCGACTACGCGGATGTGGGCCCGTTCCCGGATCCGAACGATATTCAACTTCATGATGCCTTTGCAGGCACCAATGATATGTCAAATGTCCTGACTCCTTCGACCGAGAGCATCGCGACCGTGGTTGATAAGGACGAGATCTTCAATCGCTTCCAGACCCAGGACCGGGTCAAGGTAATGGTAACTCTTCGTGACGCGGCCGAGCTGATCGGTTCGACCAACTTCACATCAGATGTAGCACGCGAAGCTTTGAGGGCCGAAGTTACTCAACGCATCGATAATGTGATTGTCAACATGGGCGCTCACGAACTGCAGCTCAGAAACCGCTGCGAAAACATACCGGTATTCTCCGGCGAGGTTACCCAGACCGGCTACGACAAGCTCAGAACAAACTCGAATGTAGCGTTCATAGAGCCGGTAAGGCAGGTTAGGCCTGCACTCAGACAGGCGATTCCTCAGGGTAATGCCGAGGTTGTGCGTCAGTTCTATAATGGTGAAGGTGCATCGGTTGCTATCGTTGATTCCGGTGTTGACTATACACATACGATGCTCGGTGGCGACCCTGCCGCTGATGTGCAGTTCCCGAACGAGAAAGTGATCGGCGGTTATGACACAGGTAACGGCGATGCAGATCCGTTCCCTGCTGGTGAGCCCCATGGTACTGCTTGTGCGGGTATCGCCGGCGGCTGGCTCGGTGAAGTCGAAGACTACATAGGCGGTGTCGCATACAACGCAGGCATCTACGCTCTCAAAATGACTGATGATGCAGGTATGTGGTGGACGGATGCAGGCGTACAGGCATGGGATTGGTGTGTGACTCACCAGTATGATGACCCCGACAGACCGATCGTGGTCATAAGCAACAGTTGGGGCGGATTCATACCATACGAAGACGAAGAACGAGCCGACAGGGAAAATCCTGCACTGGCTGCTGCAGCACAGGTAGCCACATCTGCTGGCATAAGTGTTTTTGCTGCATCGGGTAATTTCAAAGAATACTTGCCGGTGGGCATTTCTACACCTTCAGCGCTGTCAAAGGTTGTCTCTGTAGGTGCATTATATGACACGACAGGCGAGGTCACAGAGTACTCCCAGACAGGCGAACTGCTCGATATCCTTGCCCCTGCGGATCCAGTATATACCACGGATATCGTCGGTGAAGGTGGATATGATCCTGGAGATTATTTCCCATTCTTTAATGGTACATCTTCAGCTTGTCCCTTTGCTGCGGGTTGCGTTGCTTCAATTCAGTCGGCAGCTTTGGATAAGCTCGGCGACTTCCTGACCCCGGGCCAGATCAAGGAGTTACTGGTCACCACAGGTGTTCCAACACCTGACGGCACGTATCCCGAGATCGTTAAGCCGGCTGTCGATCTAGGCGCGGCGATCATCAATCTCGTTGGTGCGCCCCCGATCGAAGTCGATGACGGCTCATACATCAACGGTGAACAGATCTTTGGTTGGGATCCGAATACGGACTTCTTCGATGATCCTGCAGTGGACGTAGGCAACAGCTTTGTTGCTGATCCCCTGTTTGTTGGTGATTATTACCTCAGCCAGGTCGAGGCCGGACAGCTCGAGACAAGTCCTGCAGTAGATCGCGGCAGCGGCTACGTCTTCGATCCTGGTATTGAGCTTGCCGACTTCCACACCAGAACTGACGGTGTGAATGACGAAGGCATCGTGGACATGGGCTATCATCACTTTGATACGCAGTTGACCGAGTACGAGCTCACAACAGAATTGAACTATCCGGAGACAATGCTTGACGGCGACTATGTTATAACGCCTGAGCAGGGCACCTACATACAGTACAAGACTGTCAAGCTTCAGATCGAACCCGAACTGCCTGAAGGCTTCGCTGTCAGGTGGACCGGTACCAATGACGACGATGTAGCGGGCCCGGTCAACTACGTCACAATGGACGAAGACAAGCATGTGACGGCTGAGATATACAGTCTGTGGCCCATACTTGTCGTCGAAGTTCTGACCGACAACGGTACCGTCTCGATCAAGGAGCCGGATGGCACACTCACACCCGCCGGCGTAACTGTTCATCAGGACGGCGACGTAGTGAATCTGGTCGCACATCCTGATAACCCCTCGCACCGTATTAAGTGGTACGGCACAGACGATGATTCCGCTAGTTCGGTACAGAACAGCGTGACCATTGACGGCAACACAACTGTACAGGTCAAGTTCTATGAACCGCGGACAATAGAGGTTGCAGGCGATTTCACCGAACTCCAGTATGCGATCTACGATGCTCAGGACGGTGATATCATCACGCTGCAGCCCGCGGAATATACCCCGATACAGGGACTGCATCTGGTTATCGACAAGGCAATTACAATTCAGAGTATGAACCCTGATGACCCAGAAACTGTGGCGAATACGATAATCCGTAACTGCGGATTTATTGTTGCTGAGACCGATCGCAGTACTGTCTTTAACGGTTTGACCATTTTGGATGCACACTACATCAGTCCCAGCGGCTGCCCAGGCCTTACGCCTTGTAACCCGCTGCCAGATGGTAAAAATGGTGAGCCTATAACGGGTGGTGCTTTCGAATTCGTAGAAGATGCTTCGGCAACCGTCAAGAACTGCCGGATCGAATCCTGCTCCGTTACAGCCGGTCACGGTGGTGACGGCGGCCAAGGTGGTGACGGCGGCTGGGGCGGCTGGGCACATGGTGGTGCTGCTTATGTTGGCCCAGGCGGAAGCCCCAAGTTCGTCAATTGTGAATTCATAGATAATGAAGCCACCGGTGGTAACGGCGGTAATGCAGGAAATGGTGGTGTCCGAGGCGGTTCATGGGATGAGATACACAATCCATGGCCCGACTGGGATTACGGTCCATATATCGAATACTGGAAGTACAGTGGATACGGCGGTGCTGTCTACTGTGACGAGCAGAGTACACCTGAGTTCGTCGATTGCTATTTCAGCGGCAATACGGCTCACGGTCCTACAACGGGTCAGGGTGTAATCCCTGCTGGTCATTACCAGATAGAGACTTATGGTGGTGCGATCTACGCTGCAACAGGCAGTTCGCCCAAATTCACTAACTGTGTATTCGACAACAACGAAGCGGACCGTGAAGGTCAGCAGGTGGAACACCATGACGAGCCAACTACGACAGAGGACCCATTCTTCGCCTTCGGCGGTGCTATAGCCTTCGAACACGAATGCAAGATCGAGCTCATCGACTGCGATTTCGATGGCAATACGGCTCATAATGGCGGTGCGATCTACGCTGAATGGGCCGATCCACAGGTTACTGATTGTAATTTCGTCAACAACAGCTCCTATAATGGCGGTGCCTTGTACTACAACAATGGCCGATTCACCGTAGATAATACGAGGTTCCACGGCAACGTTGCAGCCATTGAAAGTGGTCTCGGCGGTGCGATTTATGGTGCCGACGCTAATTCCGTGTTGACGAACATCAGCTTGCTTGATAACTCTGCCAGTGGTTCCGGCGGTGGTATCTTCCTATACGGAAGCGGCAAGACCACGGTTGAGAACGCTCTGATCGCCAATAATACAGCAGGCAGAGACGGCGGCGGCTTCTCCGCTAACTGGTATGCCAAGGCATGGCTTAACAACTGTACGATCGCCGACAATCAGGCTACCAGGGAAAATTCTCTTGGCGGCGGCTTGAGCGTGTCCTATGGTAGTGAAGTCGATGTGCTCTACAGCATCATATGGGACAACAGTGCAAGCATCGGTGCTTCGGCTTCTGTCATGTCGGATTATCAGTATGACAAGGTGCCTTCCACTCTTACGATTGACTACACTGACGTCTGGAACGGACTTGCAAATCTCAACGTTGGTGAGGATTGCACCCTCAACTGGGGCGACAACAACTTCGGAGCAGACCTTGCAACATCCGATCCGCTGTTCGCACCCGGACCGATGGGCGACTACTACCTCCAGCAGCCGCCATTGCAGGAAAAAACAAGTCCAGCCGTGGACTATGGTGACATATCCGCTCTTGAAGTCGGATTGCACACCAGGACAACCAATACACTGCCTACAAGCACTGACCAGGGCAGGTTGGATCTTGGCTACCATTACGTGCCCTCTGAGCAGGGTATGCCTGAACAGTGCAGGATCTGCGATCTTGACAGAACATGGGACAGTGTAGGTTCTGTAGATACTATGGACTTCATGTACTTGGCAGACAACTGGCTCTTCGATAATTGCGGTCCTGCCAATGACTGGTGTAACGGTGCGGACTTCACTGTCAATGGCAAGGTGGATCTTGAGGATCTTGCGGAATTCGCTTCCTGCTGGCTCGCTCTTGATACACGTGCTCCGTTGCCTGATCCCGCTGAATGGGCGCCTTCTCTTGAACCGCACATACGGGAAATAGATGGCGTTGACATGATCTACATGGGTGCACAGGAATCCTTCGACAGTTGGTCTGGTTATGATGGCGGTATGATGTACGAGTTCGAGTGCCTTAATTACGCACCGTTCAGTCGTTTGCTGCCTGAAAACAGGGCAGACTGGACGCCGGCTATCAGAGCCGAGTTCCAGGATCCTAACTATGTCAGTGACTACGTGCAGGATTTCGACTTCCAGTTCAGGACCCGTGCTGTCGACCCGCGAGGTAATACTACCGGATGGTCAGGCATCAGGGTTGCAGGCGCAGAGGTAAGGCCGGAAGTAAGATGGATACGTACCCCTCAGAGCGTCTATGCAGGCGTAACACCGGTTGAGCTATATGCCGAAGCAGTTGAGCTTGATGCTAACGGCGATCCTATACTGGACGAAAACGATGAGCCTATCTTGGATGCTGATGCTGACTACTACTTCGCATTTTACCGTAGGCCGGCAGCCGGCGGTCTCTGGGAACTTGCAGGTGACAGGCCCGAGATCATCGATCCAGAGTCCAATCCGGATGACATAACCTATCTCGGTATGCTCGACAGCCAGAGCTGGATATGGGATGAATCCGTTGACTATGGCTTCACGCAAACATTTACCTATTCAGGCTCAGCTTGTGTAGACTTTGGTGATCATCTTGTCCTGGGTGAGGACTGGGATTACAAGGTCGTTGTCACAAAGGTCGTCGGTGACCTGCGTACGACTGGTGCTTTGACGACAACTGTCACGATAGGTACTTCAGATGACGCTGGTGACTTCACCGCTCCTCTGCCGAATCCGCCTGTATGGACAACGGAGCCTGTATACTACTCAGACAACGATGGCTCCTGGCATTACATGGCAGTTGAACCGGTTGCGGACGAGGAATCTCCCGCAGCTCCGATCATCTATCACTTCCAGGACAACATTGAATTTGATACGATGCGTCGGACAGACGATGACACTCTGGCAAGACCGCCTTATGTTCTCAGAATCGGCGGAACACCAAGCAGCACACGCAGGTATCGTGTCAGAACCGGTACTGTAATCAACTGGCCTGATGGTACGCTCAAACGTATCAACTGGGGCGACTGGACAACGTACAATCTGATCAGTCCGCTGTAA